Proteins encoded together in one Litoribacterium kuwaitense window:
- a CDS encoding class I SAM-dependent methyltransferase: METTNWQRQDVTQHYLEQVRVGIPFGAEQAKIMLQVINHFIRDPKKIMDLGCGNGFLAEILLKSYPEASAVLLDHSEPMIEHARVHMKDYMKRCEIILDDFNHTIGKYAEPGTVDCIVSGFAIHHLPHTKKKELYQEIYKILAPGGIFVNVEHTASPSPDLENLYDELFIDHLSTHNKKDRQEVAMEYYNRPDKKDNILERVDIQVNWLREIGFKHSDCYFKWMELAVFGGVK, from the coding sequence ATGGAAACCACAAATTGGCAACGACAAGATGTTACACAGCATTATCTTGAACAGGTTCGGGTTGGAATTCCCTTTGGAGCTGAACAAGCCAAAATCATGCTACAAGTAATTAACCATTTTATTCGTGATCCGAAAAAAATTATGGATTTGGGATGTGGAAACGGTTTTTTAGCAGAGATTTTGCTTAAATCATATCCAGAGGCCTCTGCTGTGTTACTAGACCATTCTGAGCCAATGATTGAACATGCACGCGTCCATATGAAAGATTATATGAAACGATGTGAAATTATTCTTGATGATTTTAATCATACCATTGGAAAATATGCTGAACCAGGGACAGTGGACTGCATTGTTTCTGGATTTGCTATTCATCATCTTCCTCATACAAAGAAAAAGGAATTGTATCAAGAAATATACAAAATCTTAGCACCGGGTGGAATTTTCGTAAATGTTGAACACACAGCCTCTCCCTCACCAGACCTGGAAAACTTGTATGATGAGCTTTTTATTGACCATCTTTCAACTCATAATAAAAAAGACAGACAAGAAGTAGCTATGGAATATTATAACCGACCTGATAAAAAAGATAATATACTAGAGAGAGTAGATATTCAGGTTAATTGGCTCAGAGAAATTGGATTTAAGCATTCGGATTGTTATTTTAAGTGGATGGAACTTGCCGTTTTTGGTGGGGTGAAATAA